From Rubidibacter lacunae KORDI 51-2, a single genomic window includes:
- the ndhL gene encoding NAD(P)H-quinone oxidoreductase subunit L, with protein sequence MQDLPIPITESLILALLYTTLGGLYLLIVPGATYLYLNRRWYTAGSVERLFMYFLVFLFFPGLLLLSPLLNFRLRGREG encoded by the coding sequence ATGCAAGATTTGCCGATCCCGATTACCGAGTCGTTGATTTTAGCGCTCCTCTACACGACCTTGGGCGGGCTGTACCTCCTGATCGTGCCGGGCGCGACCTACTTATACCTCAATCGTCGCTGGTATACGGCTGGCTCGGTCGAACGGCTGTTCATGTACTTTCTCGTGTTTTTGTTCTTCCCGGGATTGTTGCTGCTCAGTCCGCTCTTGAACTTCCGCCTGCGGGGGCGCGAGGGATAG